A window of the Glaciimonas sp. CA11.2 genome harbors these coding sequences:
- a CDS encoding porin, whose translation MKKSIIALAILGTIGGSAQAQSAVTIYGILDTGIAYENKAATPAGSASKTGSKLQLSAGSVTGPRIGFKGSEDLGGGLRAIFQLEAGFAVDTGALTLQDRTGTQLFRRQSLVGLAGDFGTVKLGRQTDFMFDTCRWNACGSFGALVGSVGHYMNRTEGALTINSIRYDTVNLAGFTASAIYGFGETAGSNSSGQSLGLGGQYVNGPLALYTAYYQSKLGGTTAANVATGTPSDTTIEGSGGIFAPAFVGKPGQIALKVYSLGASYEVSSAVRVYGYFSSSGQPLASASTTNVVSGLSNRKANLYELGVNYFLTPTLRLQASVIHNRLNFAGVSSIGTLNEFNLGADYFLSKRTDVYAVVQNIRASNTNNPGIFDGTGSAGNQTAITTGVRHTF comes from the coding sequence ATGAAAAAATCAATCATTGCACTGGCGATACTCGGAACAATCGGAGGTTCAGCACAAGCGCAAAGCGCGGTCACCATCTACGGGATTCTTGATACTGGTATCGCTTATGAAAACAAAGCCGCGACTCCTGCTGGCTCTGCATCAAAAACAGGCAGCAAATTGCAATTAAGTGCGGGCAGCGTGACAGGCCCGCGTATCGGCTTTAAAGGCTCAGAGGATCTAGGCGGCGGATTGAGAGCTATATTTCAACTGGAAGCCGGTTTCGCCGTCGACACCGGTGCACTGACTTTACAAGACCGCACTGGTACCCAGTTGTTCCGTCGTCAATCGTTAGTCGGCTTGGCCGGGGACTTCGGTACCGTTAAATTAGGTCGCCAAACTGATTTTATGTTTGACACATGCCGGTGGAATGCGTGCGGTAGTTTCGGTGCTCTGGTTGGAAGTGTAGGCCACTATATGAACCGTACCGAAGGTGCTCTCACCATCAATTCGATCCGTTACGATACAGTGAACCTGGCTGGTTTCACTGCCAGCGCCATTTATGGTTTCGGCGAAACGGCAGGTAGTAACTCTTCCGGCCAGTCGCTCGGCCTCGGCGGTCAATATGTTAACGGTCCACTCGCCTTATACACTGCTTACTACCAATCGAAACTCGGTGGCACAACCGCAGCAAACGTCGCAACCGGAACCCCTAGCGATACTACCATTGAAGGAAGCGGTGGAATATTCGCTCCTGCGTTCGTAGGCAAACCGGGCCAGATAGCATTGAAGGTATACAGTCTTGGCGCTAGCTACGAAGTTAGTTCAGCAGTACGCGTGTACGGTTATTTCTCAAGCTCCGGGCAACCGTTGGCAAGCGCTTCAACTACCAATGTCGTTAGCGGTCTGAGCAACAGGAAGGCTAACCTTTACGAACTCGGCGTGAATTACTTTCTGACTCCTACTTTGCGCCTGCAGGCAAGCGTTATACATAACCGACTTAATTTCGCAGGTGTCTCCAGTATCGGCACCTTGAACGAGTTCAATCTGGGTGCCGACTATTTCCTGTCGAAACGGACAGATGTGTATGCCGTTGTGCAGAACATACGTGCTTCAAACACTAACAATCCCGGCATTTTTGATGGAACCGGTTCTGCCGGTAACCAAACAGCAATCACTACTGGTGTCCGTCACACGTTTTAA
- a CDS encoding amidohydrolase family protein: MHQMRTCACMVASHSHAGHQASSGTPARAQPGRHQHSAPETILAAGRGKSPTIDVHCHVMVPQVELILDIEASVEKQAAAMALLEGQGRPSTEYNQRMFRELEPKMTLPEVRLKDMDSMGVDVQILSPSPTQYYYWAAPSLAEKIVRMQNETVANLCRLHPERFAGLGTVSLQYPELAVAQLEYAMRVLGLKGVEISTQVNGLELSDPAFECFWAAAERLGAVVFLHPLGCSLGQRIGHFYLSNMIGQPVETATALALLMFSGVMDRYPDLKLLAAHGGGFLPFYAGRFDHGYKVRPEAQGMKYSPSDYLRRIHYDSLVYEPAALRYLIDKVGLERIVIGTDYPFDMGHYDVSPYVMAVPGLDEAEQKAILGGNAARLFGLLA; the protein is encoded by the coding sequence ATGCATCAAATGCGTACCTGCGCCTGCATGGTGGCGTCTCATTCACATGCCGGGCATCAAGCATCGTCCGGCACGCCTGCGCGCGCGCAGCCGGGACGGCATCAACATTCAGCCCCCGAAACCATCCTTGCTGCTGGTCGCGGCAAGTCCCCTACGATCGACGTGCATTGCCACGTGATGGTGCCACAGGTGGAACTCATATTGGATATCGAAGCGTCGGTCGAGAAGCAGGCGGCAGCCATGGCATTGCTGGAGGGCCAGGGAAGGCCATCTACGGAATACAACCAACGCATGTTCCGCGAACTGGAGCCGAAGATGACGTTGCCGGAAGTGCGCTTAAAAGATATGGACAGCATGGGTGTCGATGTGCAGATTCTGAGTCCTTCACCAACCCAGTACTACTATTGGGCGGCTCCATCGCTGGCAGAAAAGATCGTTCGCATGCAAAACGAGACGGTGGCGAATCTCTGCCGACTTCATCCGGAACGATTTGCCGGACTCGGTACCGTGTCCTTGCAATATCCAGAGCTTGCGGTAGCGCAGCTCGAATACGCGATGCGCGTGCTCGGCTTGAAAGGTGTCGAGATATCCACCCAGGTCAATGGCCTCGAATTGTCCGATCCGGCGTTCGAATGCTTTTGGGCCGCAGCGGAACGCCTCGGAGCGGTGGTGTTCCTCCATCCGCTGGGTTGTTCGTTAGGGCAGCGTATTGGACACTTTTACCTATCCAATATGATCGGGCAACCGGTTGAAACAGCAACCGCCCTGGCTTTGCTGATGTTCAGCGGCGTGATGGACCGATATCCTGACCTGAAGCTACTCGCGGCGCACGGCGGCGGATTTTTGCCTTTTTACGCTGGGCGCTTCGACCACGGTTACAAGGTACGGCCCGAAGCGCAGGGCATGAAATATTCGCCTTCCGACTATCTCAGACGCATTCATTATGACTCGCTCGTTTATGAACCTGCAGCATTACGTTATCTGATCGATAAGGTTGGACTGGAACGCATAGTCATCGGCACCGACTACCCCTTCGATATGGGTCATTACGACGTAAGTCCCTATGTGATGGCTGTTCCCGGCCTGGACGAAGCAGAACAAAAGGCGATTCTGGGAGGTAACGCCGCGAGATTGTTTGGTCTGCTGGCCTAA
- the istA gene encoding IS21 family transposase, whose amino-acid sequence MFPVDIYVKVRRAVMVENKSERAVARYFGIHRNTVRKMCQFAAPPGYRRAPAPVSPTLAPFAAIIDAILEADKQVHVKQRHTAVRIRERLRDEHGYDGSYTLVREYVNGVASRQKEVFMPLAHRPGHAQVDFGEADGYIGGKKVRFHYFCLDMPHSDACFVKAYPTEDTEAFLDGHLAAFAFLGGVPQSILYDNTRIAVAKILGDGQRRRTHAFAELQSYYLFDDKFGRPAKGNDKGKVEGLVGYSRRHFMVPLPVADDFAALNSQLLDGCLKRQRAVLRGQSDTIGQRLIHDRAALMPLPVTLYDASHKQTSRVSSQSLVRYRTNDYSVPTQYGHQAVLVKGTVDWVDIYLVGNPECIAHHRRSYAKADFVVNPLHYLALLERKPRALDQAAPLQEWALPAAFERLRRLLEARMDKRGRKEYIQVLRLLETFSIGQVERAIGQAHHLGVLSFDAIKHLVLCAIERRPPKLDLTLYPYLPNATVGTTDAGSYLSLLSGNALLTQPVTGDLA is encoded by the coding sequence ATGTTTCCCGTGGACATATACGTCAAAGTACGTCGCGCCGTGATGGTCGAGAACAAGAGTGAGCGTGCGGTTGCGCGCTACTTCGGTATCCATCGCAATACCGTCAGGAAGATGTGCCAGTTCGCGGCACCGCCGGGATATCGGCGAGCGCCGGCCCCGGTCTCTCCGACGCTGGCACCGTTCGCAGCCATCATCGACGCCATTCTCGAGGCCGATAAGCAAGTCCATGTGAAACAGCGCCATACGGCGGTACGTATCCGCGAACGATTACGTGACGAGCATGGTTACGACGGTAGCTACACCCTGGTGCGCGAGTACGTCAACGGTGTGGCCAGCCGGCAGAAGGAAGTGTTCATGCCACTGGCGCATCGCCCCGGCCATGCCCAGGTCGATTTCGGCGAAGCCGACGGGTACATCGGCGGCAAGAAGGTCCGCTTCCACTATTTCTGCCTGGACATGCCGCATTCGGATGCGTGTTTCGTCAAGGCGTATCCGACCGAAGACACGGAAGCCTTTCTGGACGGTCATCTTGCTGCCTTCGCGTTTCTCGGTGGCGTGCCGCAATCAATTCTGTACGACAACACCAGGATTGCAGTGGCCAAGATATTAGGCGATGGCCAGCGCCGACGGACCCATGCCTTTGCCGAATTGCAGAGTTATTACTTGTTTGATGATAAATTCGGACGTCCCGCCAAAGGTAACGACAAGGGTAAAGTGGAAGGACTGGTCGGCTACAGCCGACGCCACTTCATGGTGCCATTGCCGGTGGCAGATGACTTCGCTGCATTGAATAGCCAATTGCTGGACGGCTGCCTGAAACGTCAGCGTGCCGTGCTGCGTGGTCAATCTGACACCATCGGCCAGCGCCTCATCCATGACCGGGCGGCATTGATGCCGTTGCCGGTAACGCTCTATGACGCCAGTCACAAGCAAACCAGCCGGGTATCATCGCAATCGTTGGTCCGTTACCGCACCAACGACTATTCGGTACCGACGCAATACGGTCATCAGGCGGTGCTGGTCAAAGGCACCGTCGACTGGGTCGACATCTATCTGGTTGGCAATCCGGAGTGCATTGCGCACCATCGTCGCAGTTATGCCAAAGCGGACTTCGTGGTGAACCCGCTGCACTATCTGGCGTTGCTGGAGAGGAAGCCGCGTGCGCTTGACCAGGCTGCACCGCTGCAAGAGTGGGCATTACCAGCGGCCTTCGAGCGATTGCGACGCCTGCTGGAAGCGCGCATGGACAAGCGTGGGCGCAAGGAATATATCCAGGTCCTGCGGTTGCTGGAAACCTTCAGCATCGGGCAAGTCGAGCGTGCCATTGGCCAGGCCCATCATCTGGGCGTGCTCAGCTTTGATGCCATCAAACACCTAGTATTGTGCGCCATCGAACGACGACCACCCAAGCTGGATTTAACCCTGTATCCGTATTTGCCGAACGCCACGGTCGGCACGACCGATGCCGGCAGCTACCTCAGCTTGCTCAGCGGGAATGCGCTACTGACGCAACCTGTTACCGGAGACCTCGCATGA
- a CDS encoding enoyl-CoA hydratase/isomerase family protein produces MTFITTEIVDHIAVITMDAPPVNAVSPAFMTEMITAFDMINDLDDIRVVVLTGAGKIFSAGADIKARATLVVQPGDRWTSARLAREMSYSILECKKPVIAAVNGPALGAGLGIAASCDILLCSENACFGLPEVDVGLMGGGKHAMRLFGHSLSRRMMFTGYRVPAAELYRLGIVETCVPLDQLMPAAMDMARIIASKSPIASRTAKNSAATIENMTLRDGYRFEQNMTAELGRSEDAKEAMRAFSEKRTPVFVGR; encoded by the coding sequence ATGACTTTTATTACAACCGAGATTGTCGATCACATTGCCGTTATTACGATGGATGCGCCACCGGTCAATGCGGTGTCCCCGGCATTCATGACAGAAATGATTACGGCCTTTGACATGATTAACGATTTGGACGATATCCGTGTTGTAGTGCTCACTGGAGCGGGCAAGATTTTTTCCGCCGGCGCAGATATTAAGGCGCGTGCCACACTTGTCGTACAACCAGGTGATCGTTGGACCAGTGCGCGTCTCGCACGCGAAATGAGTTATTCAATCCTTGAGTGCAAGAAACCTGTCATTGCTGCCGTGAATGGTCCCGCGTTAGGCGCTGGGTTAGGGATTGCGGCATCATGCGATATCTTGCTATGTTCAGAGAATGCGTGTTTCGGCTTGCCCGAGGTAGATGTTGGATTAATGGGTGGTGGAAAGCACGCCATGCGTTTGTTTGGTCACTCGCTATCGCGCCGTATGATGTTCACCGGATATCGCGTACCGGCGGCGGAGCTTTACCGACTTGGTATTGTGGAGACCTGTGTGCCACTGGATCAGTTAATGCCCGCAGCGATGGACATGGCCCGGATCATCGCATCCAAGAGCCCGATTGCCAGCCGTACCGCAAAAAATTCGGCGGCGACGATCGAGAACATGACCTTGCGCGATGGCTATCGCTTTGAACAAAATATGACCGCAGAATTAGGTCGAAGCGAAGATGCTAAGGAAGCCATGCGCGCCTTCTCTGAAAAAAGAACACCTGTGTTCGTCGGAAGATAA
- a CDS encoding cyclase family protein: MTRKLIDISVFLENDVISDPPGYGPHIEYLTHKGTAKDIAKFFPGLKPEDLPQEEGWAIEWINLMTHNGTHLDAPYHFHSTMNRGERAITIDEVQLDWCLQSGIKLDFRHFPDGYLVTARDVEAELSRIAHTLQPLDIVLVNTRAGLAYGDPDYTSAGCGMGREATLYLLERGVRLTGTDAWSWDAPFVHTQTKYAETQDASLIWEGHKAGREIGYCHLEKLHNLESLPSKGFTVSCFPVKIRGASAGWTRAVAILDEKPLTEGDQMPQSV; this comes from the coding sequence ATGACGCGCAAACTGATTGATATTTCTGTATTTTTGGAAAACGATGTTATATCGGATCCACCGGGCTACGGTCCCCATATCGAGTATTTGACCCACAAAGGCACGGCTAAAGATATCGCTAAATTCTTTCCTGGTCTAAAACCAGAGGATCTTCCTCAGGAGGAAGGTTGGGCTATTGAATGGATAAATCTGATGACGCATAACGGTACCCACCTTGATGCACCGTATCACTTTCATTCGACAATGAATCGCGGCGAGCGAGCGATTACGATTGACGAGGTCCAGCTCGACTGGTGCTTGCAATCAGGAATCAAACTTGATTTCAGGCACTTTCCTGATGGATATCTGGTCACCGCAAGAGACGTCGAGGCAGAATTGAGCCGCATCGCTCATACCCTGCAACCGCTCGATATCGTTCTCGTGAATACCCGCGCCGGCTTAGCCTATGGCGACCCGGATTACACCTCAGCCGGATGTGGCATGGGGCGCGAGGCAACACTTTATTTGCTCGAGCGTGGAGTGCGTCTGACAGGAACGGACGCGTGGAGTTGGGACGCCCCGTTCGTTCATACGCAAACCAAGTATGCGGAAACGCAAGATGCAAGTCTGATCTGGGAGGGGCATAAAGCGGGGCGCGAAATAGGTTATTGCCACCTTGAGAAATTGCACAACCTTGAGAGCCTTCCCTCAAAGGGTTTTACCGTGTCCTGCTTTCCCGTAAAGATAAGAGGCGCCTCTGCAGGATGGACCCGTGCCGTGGCAATTCTTGATGAAAAGCCTTTAACGGAAGGAGATCAAATGCCGCAATCGGTATAA
- a CDS encoding DUF3237 domain-containing protein: MQSIKTLQSRHLFTMYLEVAYDRIYSIGNVPTGRRIIAPVDGGRFEGDRLRGEVLPDGADWVRFRSDGVMEIDVRTTLKTSDDALIFLRYRGLAHASPENMQRFIQRETQPYENVYARTSLTFETEAPQYAWLNKVIAVANGTRTDTGPMYEVFEIT, from the coding sequence ATGCAATCGATTAAAACTTTGCAATCCAGACATTTGTTCACCATGTATTTAGAGGTGGCGTATGACCGTATTTATTCTATCGGCAACGTACCAACTGGTCGTCGTATCATTGCGCCAGTTGATGGCGGCCGATTTGAGGGAGATAGATTACGCGGCGAGGTGTTGCCGGACGGTGCCGACTGGGTGCGTTTTCGTAGCGATGGCGTCATGGAAATCGACGTACGGACGACATTGAAGACGAGTGATGATGCGCTGATTTTTCTGCGATATAGAGGGTTGGCGCATGCATCTCCAGAAAACATGCAACGCTTCATTCAGAGAGAAACGCAACCATATGAAAATGTCTACGCTCGCACTAGTCTGACCTTCGAAACCGAAGCGCCGCAATATGCATGGCTAAATAAAGTCATTGCCGTCGCCAACGGTACGCGAACGGACACGGGTCCAATGTATGAGGTATTTGAAATTACCTGA
- a CDS encoding long-chain-fatty-acid--CoA ligase → MHGLMQQQELLISSLIEHAVAFHGDTEIVSNMPEGGQHRTNWRGIHGRSKQLANCLKALGVGHGARVGTLACNTHRHLELYFGVSGIGAVLHTVNPRLFQEQIEYIVNHAEDEYLFFDISFAALVEKIAPQCPTVRGFIAMTDRQNMPDIDVKNLLCYEDLLAAQIDRYDWPQFDENTASSLCYTSGTTGRPKGVLYSHRSTVLHSFIVCAKDGLGLSASDAVLLIVPLFHVNAWGVPYAAAMCGAKLVLPGPTLDGASIYGLLRDEKCNFSLGVPTVWLSFLDYVESQRAALDLEEIRLARVVIGGSAAPRAIIEKFDTLFGAFLIQAWGMTETSPLASIGNLLAKHRDLSLEKRYDLQYKQGRAIYGVGIKIVDEKGDSLPHDGKAFGELKVRGPWVIANYYKSEETTQLDADGWLTTGDVATIDGDGYIQITDRSKDVIKSGGEWISSIDLENAALSHPAVQEAAVIGVSHSKWQERPLLIVIRKPNMALASSEMLSFLSDKVAKWWLPDEVVFVETLPHTATGKLLKTALRAQFRDHRLASDPAG, encoded by the coding sequence ATGCACGGGCTAATGCAACAGCAAGAACTCTTAATCTCCTCCCTGATTGAACACGCAGTAGCATTTCACGGCGATACAGAGATTGTCTCCAATATGCCCGAAGGAGGGCAGCACCGTACCAATTGGCGCGGCATTCATGGACGCTCAAAGCAACTTGCTAATTGTTTGAAAGCGTTGGGCGTCGGGCACGGCGCACGTGTAGGAACCCTCGCATGCAATACCCACCGCCACCTGGAATTATATTTCGGTGTATCCGGTATTGGCGCGGTTCTACATACGGTTAATCCCAGATTATTCCAGGAGCAGATCGAATATATCGTCAATCATGCTGAGGATGAATATCTGTTTTTTGATATTTCATTTGCCGCACTCGTTGAAAAAATTGCACCCCAATGCCCCACTGTGCGTGGCTTTATTGCGATGACTGATCGCCAAAACATGCCCGATATCGACGTCAAGAATCTACTGTGTTACGAAGACTTGCTGGCGGCGCAGATTGATCGCTACGATTGGCCGCAATTCGATGAAAATACCGCATCCTCACTTTGCTACACATCAGGAACCACCGGTCGCCCGAAGGGTGTTTTGTATAGTCATCGTTCGACAGTTTTACACTCGTTTATCGTCTGCGCAAAAGATGGTCTGGGCCTCTCCGCAAGTGATGCCGTTTTGTTGATAGTGCCCTTATTCCATGTCAATGCATGGGGAGTTCCCTACGCAGCAGCCATGTGTGGTGCAAAACTGGTATTGCCAGGACCAACGCTTGATGGGGCTAGCATCTACGGCTTATTACGTGATGAAAAATGTAATTTCTCACTAGGCGTGCCCACGGTCTGGCTTAGTTTCCTTGATTATGTTGAAAGCCAGCGAGCAGCGCTAGACCTTGAAGAGATTAGGCTTGCACGCGTAGTGATCGGCGGTTCGGCCGCACCACGCGCCATTATCGAAAAATTCGACACGCTATTTGGTGCTTTCCTCATACAAGCATGGGGCATGACCGAAACGAGTCCACTTGCATCGATTGGCAATTTGCTAGCGAAGCATCGCGATTTGTCACTAGAAAAGCGCTACGACTTGCAGTATAAACAGGGCCGGGCAATCTATGGCGTGGGTATCAAGATCGTCGATGAAAAGGGCGATTCTCTGCCACATGATGGCAAGGCGTTTGGTGAGCTGAAAGTCCGTGGCCCGTGGGTCATTGCTAATTACTACAAGTCGGAAGAAACCACCCAACTCGATGCAGATGGATGGCTAACAACCGGCGACGTCGCGACGATTGATGGCGATGGTTATATCCAGATTACCGATCGGTCAAAGGATGTCATTAAGTCGGGCGGGGAGTGGATTTCTTCGATTGATCTTGAAAATGCGGCGTTGAGTCACCCTGCAGTTCAGGAAGCCGCTGTGATCGGTGTTAGTCATAGCAAATGGCAGGAGCGACCGCTTCTTATTGTCATTAGAAAGCCAAATATGGCGTTAGCCTCGTCGGAAATGCTGTCATTTCTTTCCGATAAAGTGGCGAAATGGTGGTTGCCGGATGAGGTCGTATTCGTAGAGACATTACCCCATACTGCGACTGGAAAACTATTAAAGACGGCGTTGCGCGCGCAGTTCCGCGATCATCGTTTGGCGAGTGACCCGGCAGGATGA
- the istB gene encoding IS21-like element helper ATPase IstB has protein sequence MNANSAALSETTTVAPQVLLVNHFKALKLPTFAREYEKVGADCAREGVDYPRYLLRLCELERIDRERRTMERRIRLARFPVTKSLDTFDFMAMPTLNKSLVLELTRCEWIDKRENVIALGPSGVGKTHTALALGLAACQKGHSVAFTTAAALVHELMEARDEKRLRALQKQLTNVKLLIIDELGYVPFTAVGAELLFEVFSRRYEHGATLVTSNLPFDEWTSVLGSERLTGALLDRLTHHVHILEMNGESYRLATSKKRQQRNVKPNSTAEKGGANP, from the coding sequence ATGAACGCCAACAGCGCGGCGCTGTCCGAGACCACCACGGTGGCACCGCAGGTACTGTTGGTCAACCACTTCAAAGCCCTGAAGCTGCCGACCTTTGCCCGGGAGTATGAGAAGGTCGGCGCCGACTGCGCGCGTGAAGGCGTAGATTACCCACGCTATTTATTACGGTTGTGCGAACTCGAACGTATCGACCGTGAACGCCGCACGATGGAGCGGCGCATCCGTCTGGCCAGGTTTCCGGTGACCAAGAGTCTGGATACCTTCGACTTCATGGCGATGCCAACCTTAAACAAATCCCTGGTGCTCGAACTGACACGCTGTGAGTGGATTGATAAGCGCGAGAACGTCATCGCGTTAGGACCTTCGGGTGTTGGCAAGACGCATACTGCGCTGGCACTAGGATTAGCTGCCTGTCAGAAAGGACACAGCGTTGCCTTTACGACGGCCGCCGCCCTGGTCCATGAACTGATGGAAGCGCGTGACGAGAAACGACTGCGTGCCTTGCAAAAGCAACTGACTAACGTGAAGTTACTGATTATCGATGAACTGGGCTATGTGCCGTTCACAGCGGTCGGTGCGGAATTGTTGTTTGAGGTCTTTAGCCGACGCTATGAGCACGGTGCCACGCTGGTGACCTCGAATTTACCGTTTGACGAGTGGACCAGCGTCCTCGGTTCGGAGCGGCTGACTGGCGCCTTGCTTGACCGGCTTACCCATCACGTCCACATCCTGGAAATGAACGGCGAATCGTATCGATTGGCCACCAGCAAGAAACGGCAACAGCGCAATGTCAAACCAAACAGCACTGCTGAAAAAGGAGGGGCCAACCCGTAA
- a CDS encoding TetR/AcrR family transcriptional regulator: MKKDDINQAPVLKFIKQDRKKDILLSAEKLFAMRSYDGVSIRDIADDAGVPSRLVGYYFDKKDNLFEAIFEHRKPNIDERLNLLKEAKAHIDAPDALEKIVHAWCAPVVQMRAHPDGENFLILVARTVWEQSEIAVRVIQRYYDPLARDFIDALQVLFPDRDESSLYWAYEWALGALLMHIADKRVERLSKGVCKAGGVDRGPDLVAFICGGIRAMPAQPKKKSAKSGVASRVAVNPRQVSKKKTS, from the coding sequence ATGAAAAAAGACGATATCAATCAAGCTCCAGTGTTGAAATTCATCAAGCAAGATCGAAAAAAAGACATCTTGCTGAGTGCGGAGAAGTTATTCGCGATGCGAAGCTATGATGGCGTGTCTATCCGTGATATTGCGGATGACGCCGGGGTTCCATCCAGATTGGTCGGCTACTATTTTGATAAAAAAGACAATTTGTTCGAAGCCATTTTCGAGCATCGGAAACCCAATATCGACGAACGCCTGAATCTTTTAAAGGAAGCAAAGGCGCATATCGATGCGCCGGATGCGCTCGAAAAGATCGTGCATGCGTGGTGCGCGCCAGTAGTGCAAATGCGAGCACACCCCGACGGGGAAAATTTTCTGATTTTGGTGGCCAGGACAGTGTGGGAACAATCAGAAATTGCTGTGCGTGTCATCCAACGCTATTACGATCCTCTTGCGAGAGACTTTATCGATGCACTGCAAGTGCTATTCCCTGATCGTGACGAATCATCGCTTTACTGGGCCTATGAGTGGGCTTTGGGGGCGCTCTTAATGCACATTGCAGACAAGCGTGTCGAGAGACTGTCGAAAGGCGTCTGTAAGGCGGGTGGGGTTGATAGGGGGCCGGACCTGGTTGCCTTTATTTGCGGTGGTATACGCGCTATGCCAGCGCAACCCAAAAAGAAATCTGCCAAATCGGGCGTTGCCTCGCGCGTGGCCGTCAACCCGCGTCAGGTCAGTAAGAAGAAAACTTCGTGA
- a CDS encoding 3-keto-5-aminohexanoate cleavage protein yields MKKVIITCAVTGSVHTPSMSRYLPYKPKDIAEQAIAAAEAGAAILHLHARDPNDGRPTADPEVFLQFLPEIKQATNAIINITTGGSTKMTVDERIAAALRLKPEMASLNMGTMNFSFHPLANKFDWKHDWEKPYVEASEEGIFRNTFKDIRRILLEVGEGCATRFEFECYDVSHLYNLAYFVDAGLIKAPFLIQTVFGIMGGIGADPENVAFMRQTANRLFGRDYHWSVLGAGRSQMSLLTYGAIMGGNVRVGLEDSLFLGRGKLAVSNAEQVLKIRRILEELSYEIATPDEAREMLQLKGSENVAF; encoded by the coding sequence ATGAAAAAAGTGATAATCACGTGTGCGGTAACTGGTTCGGTCCACACACCGTCAATGTCCCGGTATCTGCCCTACAAGCCGAAAGATATTGCCGAGCAGGCTATCGCGGCTGCCGAAGCCGGTGCAGCTATTCTGCACTTGCATGCCAGGGATCCAAACGACGGTCGGCCAACTGCAGATCCCGAAGTCTTCCTGCAGTTTCTACCTGAAATAAAGCAGGCCACAAATGCGATCATCAATATCACGACTGGTGGCAGTACGAAGATGACGGTTGACGAACGTATAGCAGCCGCGTTGCGGTTGAAGCCGGAAATGGCTTCGTTGAACATGGGCACAATGAATTTCTCATTTCACCCGCTTGCGAATAAATTTGATTGGAAACACGATTGGGAAAAGCCTTATGTCGAAGCTTCGGAAGAGGGCATTTTTCGCAATACCTTTAAGGACATCCGCCGGATCTTGCTCGAGGTAGGCGAAGGGTGTGCCACGAGATTTGAGTTCGAGTGCTATGACGTATCGCATCTCTACAATCTCGCCTATTTTGTCGACGCAGGCCTGATCAAAGCACCGTTTTTAATTCAAACCGTTTTCGGCATCATGGGTGGTATTGGTGCTGATCCGGAGAACGTCGCTTTTATGCGCCAAACGGCGAATCGCTTGTTTGGCCGTGACTATCACTGGTCAGTCCTAGGCGCAGGACGCAGCCAAATGTCTTTGCTCACCTATGGCGCGATCATGGGCGGCAACGTGCGGGTCGGCCTTGAGGACAGTCTTTTCCTCGGTCGCGGAAAACTCGCGGTATCCAATGCCGAACAGGTACTTAAAATTCGCCGAATTCTCGAAGAGTTGTCCTATGAGATCGCGACACCCGACGAGGCGCGGGAAATGCTGCAGTTGAAAGGAAGTGAGAACGTCGCATTTTAG